From Suricata suricatta isolate VVHF042 chromosome 1, meerkat_22Aug2017_6uvM2_HiC, whole genome shotgun sequence, a single genomic window includes:
- the LOC115292763 gene encoding beta-defensin 103A-like: MRIYYLLFVLSFLFLMPVPGNGGIISLLQRQFCSLRSGRCALLSCLPREEQIGHCSLTGRKCCRRRKK; the protein is encoded by the exons ATGAGAATCTATTATCTCCTCTTCGTGCTGTCCTTCCTGTTCTTGATGCCAGTTCCAG GAAACGGAGGAATTATCAGCCTACTGCAGAGGCAGTTTTGCAGCTTAAGAAGCGGCCGGTGCGCTCTGCTGAGCTGCCTCCCAAGGGAAGAACAGATCGGCCACTGCTCTCTCACGGGCCGCAAGTGCTGccgaagaagaaagaaataa